A genome region from Anopheles stephensi strain Indian chromosome 2, UCI_ANSTEP_V1.0, whole genome shotgun sequence includes the following:
- the LOC118507010 gene encoding uncharacterized protein LOC118507010 has translation MESPDPLRSLGEAEIRLLRECYRRGLPGTLAPFLFVDNHLRWCATIRSRPASWTVSPIVWKRFFTLAGTDRHELTASGTFVAITDAEKCPTVVLWTLQDDLSALKRALMETRRIDWSSDPAFSCVALEHYTMLQGVLQRKAPHLEFRNSTFFRLPSETANGLQVSIPEGYELLPLDEADAYEVNATWPHRYAGSEEYYRSLLRLNGGLALTTSTDTSDDTDNARRQLAGWILTNEYGALAHLYIQPAHRSRGLASVLVKAWVLRMIETWQNDSDADGTEVIAYILDANVASRTLFQKLGFIEMSKSRWSNPTTK, from the exons ATGGAGTCACCTGATCCACTGCGAAGTCTTGGTGAGGCTGAGATAAGATTGCTGCGAGAATGCTACCGTCGCGGTCTACCGGGCACGTTGGCGCCATTTCTGTTCGTTGACAATCATCTGAGATGGTGCGCAACGATCCGCTCGCGTCCCGCATCCTGGACCGTATCGCCCATCGTGTGGAAACGGTTCTTCACGCTAGCCGGAACCGATCGGCACGAGTTGACAGCGTCCGGCACGTTTGTGGCAATTACCGATGCAGAAAAG TGTCCAACGGTTGTGCTCTGGACGCTTCAAGACGATCTGTCCGCGTTGAAGCGTGCCCTTATGGAGACGCGCCGGATCGATTGGAGCAGTGATCCTGCATTTAGTTGCGTAGCGTTAGAACACTACACGATGCTTCAGGGCGTTCTGCAGCGGAAAGCACCCCATCTAGAATTCCGCAACTCTACATTCTTCCGTTTGCCCAGTGAAACAGCGAACGGACTGCAAGTAAG CATTCCGGAGGGTTACGAATTGCTACCACTGGATGAAGCGGATGCCTATGAAGTGAACGCTACATGGCCACATCGTTACGCAGGTTCGGAGGAATACTATCGATCCTTGCTGCGTCTGAACGGTGGACTCGCGCTGACAACGAGTACAGACACGTCAGATGATACTGATAACGCGAGAAGACAACTTGCCGGTTGGATACTGACGAACGAGTACGGTGCGCTGGCTCATCTCTACATCCAGCCTGCCCATCGAAGCCGAGGCCTAGCATCGGTGCTGGTGAAGGCTTGGGTGCTTCGCATGATAGAAACCTGGCAGAATGATAGCGACGCCGATGGTACGGAAGTGATTGCGTACATTCTAGACGCGAACGTAGCATCGAGAACGCTGTTCCAGAAGCTTGGTTTCATTGAAATGTCCAAATCACGTTGGTCTAATCCTACTACCAAGTAA